Within Bacteroidales bacterium, the genomic segment CTTGCCGACAAAGTAATGGATCTTCTTCTCCGCGAAGAATACGGAAAAATGCCCGTGTTAAATCAAATTGTCCCAGAGGAAGATCTGGAAGAATATAATGTGACTACCATTGACATGGGAAATATTGGCAATCAACCCTTACCTCTGGACTACTATAATGCCGAGGAATTTCAAGTTTCGGAAGCATATTTGGATTTTTTGAAAAACATCATCGGACGTGAGATGTGCAAGGATATTCATATTTCATTTCCTGTGGTAAAACCTTAAACAATGAAAAAATTTCTTTTTGTTCTACTCAGTCTTCCTTTTCTGAATGGAAAGGGCCAGATGGAAGTTTCCCTGGATTCTCTTATGAAGCATGTTTATTTTCTGAGTTCCAAAGAATGCAATGGTCGTCTTCCCGGTACTGATGGCTACGACCGCGCTATTGAGTATTGTCAGAACAAGTTGATTTCTTATGGTCTGAAGCCAACATACAAAGAGTTTTGGCCTCAAATTTTCTACATTGAATTCAATTCCATCGATTCTGCTCATGTGGAACTTTATTTGAAAAAAAAACGTAAAATACCACTCAATCCAGGGAGTGATTTTTCTGTTCGTGGGTATTCCAGTCCTGGCACTATAAAAGGTCAACTCGTTTTTTGTGGATATGGCTTAGATTTACCTGAATACTCTGATTACCAAAATGTGGATGTAAGAGAGAAGATCGTTATGGTATTTAAAAGTCATCCCCCTTTTCTATCCAGGCCTTCAAATTATTCTGTTCGCGAAATAGCAGAAAAAGCTTACCAAAAAGGAGCTATTGGTGTTATTTTTTTACCGTCTCAACATTCATTTAACCCATCTGATCAACCTATAGGAAGTGTTGCCGACGGTATGGGAACCATGCCACCAAAACTTCCTCAGATTCAAATACATAGAAATGTAGCCAAGCTTATTCTAAATAAAGATCCTTTCGAAATTCAAAAAGAAATAGATCATCTCAAAAAGCCTAAGTCATTTTACGTGAGATCGAAATGCTACATACACATTAAAACCACCTACGACCCACGCGGAATATCGAAGAATCTCGTTGGCATTGTTCCAGGCAACGATCCGCTTCTCAAAGATGAATATATTTTAATCACTGCACATCTTGATCATGTTGGCTTTCTTGGGAAGAATGTCTATTACCCAGGTGCCAACGACAATGCCTCTGGTAGTGCTGCTGTACTGGAAATTGCTCGACTCATACTTGCTGAAAAAAACAGATTAAAACGTTCCGTAGCGTTTATTCTTTTTGCGAGCGAAGAAAAAAATCTTGATGGTTCACGTTATTTTGTTGAACATATGCCTTTTCCTCCTGAAAAAATTCGCTTAGTTTTAAACATGGATTGCATCGGACATGGTGATAGCATCAAAGTTGGCAATGGAGAATCATGGCCTGAACTTTGGCAGCAAGCCTACCGTATCGCTCAAGAAAACCACTTTCCCATGACCACAACTACTTGGAAAGGTGGTGGTGCCGATCTCACTCCCTTCCATGAAAAAGGCATTCCAGGATTGTATTTTGTAACCACCAATTCTTATACTCACCTTCACCTGCCCACCGATAAACCCGAAACATTTAATCTTTCCCTTTACCAAAAAATGGTAAAATTGGTTTACTTGCTCACCAAAGAATGGGTTTTTTAGTTTTTGTTTTTTAAAGGATAACGTAAATTTTTGTACTCTACAAGTTCAAATTTTACATAACCAATAAGGATCGAACTCGTTGCATAAAGCAACACTCTGTTTTTATCATTTGAAAAATATAATGTCATGGGATAAGATTCTCCAAAAACGCTACCTACTATCACACTCGGCTTAAAAGCAAGAGCTTCAAATCTACCTAAAGAAGTTTTAATGTTTTTGATTCCATGAAATACAACCTTCGTCGTATAAGAACTATCTTCAAAAACAAAAGGTATTGTGATAATATCACCTGGTTTGAGAGTGGAAAAATCAAAATTTCGGAAATAATATGCAGCTGAAATCATATCGTGAGCATACATGGGAATTTTATAAGTCACTGTTTTGCCTTTCAAATTATCTTTAAATTGAGCTATCCCTTTGCCATGATTAAAATAGATATCCTGATCTGCTTTAAATTTTCCCTCATGAGCCTTTCTTAAAAACATCCATGGAAACAAACCTTCTACATCAATGTATGTGTCGAACCTATCGTTTACGTAAATAGCCCACTCATGTTTCTTAAAAGTAGAACCATATATGGTTATATGATAACATTTCCTGCCTCCTATTTCTTCCAATTTGGGTAAAACCTCGGCTATTCCAAAGCCAGCTTTTATTTTACCTGTTATATAGGAATCAAAATAAGCAATATAGTAAAGTTTTTCACCAGGTGAAAAAGCAAAATTTTCTACTTTCCTGTATTGAGCATAAATAGCAATTGTCATGAAAAACCACAAAAAATAATAACTCCATT encodes:
- a CDS encoding M20/M25/M40 family metallo-hydrolase; protein product: MKKFLFVLLSLPFLNGKGQMEVSLDSLMKHVYFLSSKECNGRLPGTDGYDRAIEYCQNKLISYGLKPTYKEFWPQIFYIEFNSIDSAHVELYLKKKRKIPLNPGSDFSVRGYSSPGTIKGQLVFCGYGLDLPEYSDYQNVDVREKIVMVFKSHPPFLSRPSNYSVREIAEKAYQKGAIGVIFLPSQHSFNPSDQPIGSVADGMGTMPPKLPQIQIHRNVAKLILNKDPFEIQKEIDHLKKPKSFYVRSKCYIHIKTTYDPRGISKNLVGIVPGNDPLLKDEYILITAHLDHVGFLGKNVYYPGANDNASGSAAVLEIARLILAEKNRLKRSVAFILFASEEKNLDGSRYFVEHMPFPPEKIRLVLNMDCIGHGDSIKVGNGESWPELWQQAYRIAQENHFPMTTTTWKGGGADLTPFHEKGIPGLYFVTTNSYTHLHLPTDKPETFNLSLYQKMVKLVYLLTKEWVF
- a CDS encoding DUF3108 domain-containing protein, producing MKWSYYFLWFFMTIAIYAQYRKVENFAFSPGEKLYYIAYFDSYITGKIKAGFGIAEVLPKLEEIGGRKCYHITIYGSTFKKHEWAIYVNDRFDTYIDVEGLFPWMFLRKAHEGKFKADQDIYFNHGKGIAQFKDNLKGKTVTYKIPMYAHDMISAAYYFRNFDFSTLKPGDIITIPFVFEDSSYTTKVVFHGIKNIKTSLGRFEALAFKPSVIVGSVFGESYPMTLYFSNDKNRVLLYATSSILIGYVKFELVEYKNLRYPLKNKN